The region TGCAAGCGCGACCAGCAGATCGCCTCGGCGCTGTACAGGCGCATCGGCGGCGGCCTCGCCGACAAGATGCGGATGACGACCGGCCGGCTCTGAGCGCGGCAAGCCGGCGTTAACCATCGCGGCGTCATCATCGTGCCATGAGCCGCTTCGCCGCCGCCCTCAAGGACATGCTGGACCTCCTGGTCCTGCCCTCGGGCGCGATCGGACGCTCGGCCTTCGCCTCCGGCGCCGCCGCGCTCTGTCTCGCCGCCGTGCTGCTCGACCGGGTGGTGGCCTGGCTGGCCGATCCCGGCGGCATCGTCCCGTTCCTGTTCATGATCCTGGTCGCCTGGTCGGCCGGCTGCCTGTCGCGCAAGCGCCTGCACGACCTCGGCTGGTCGGGCCTGGCGATCGCCGCCTTCCTCGCCGCCTATATCGTCATCGTCGTCGGCTCGCCCTTCGTCCTGGCCGTGCCGCCGCCGGGCAGCTGGGAGCACGCCCTCCTGATGGCGGTCCTGTTCGCCGGCCCGATGATCGGCTGGTTCGGCTGGCTGGTGGCGGCGCCGGGCGAGGCCGCCCGCGGCCAGACCCGGGCCGCCGGCGACCCGAGCCGGGCCGCCGGCGTCACCGCGCCGGTGTAGCGACGGTCGGCCCGAAGATCGGCTCGAAGGCCTCGCGCAGCGCCTCGTCGGCATCCCGCATGGTCACGGGCAGGCCGAGGTCGACCAGGCTGGTGACGCCGTGGTCGCGGACCCCGCACGGCACGATGCCGGAGAAATGCTCGAGGTCCGGCTCGACATTGAGGGCGATGCCGTGGAACGACACCCATTTGCGCATGCGGATGCCGATGGCGGCGATCTTGTCCTCGGCCCCGGCGCCGCGCTCGGGCCGCCGCACCCAGACGCCGACGCGCTCCTCCCGCCGCTCGCCGCGCACGTGAAAGGCCCACAGCGTTGATATCAGCCAGGCTTCCAGCGCCGAGACGAAGGCGCGCACATCCTCGCGCCGGCGCTTGAGGTCGAGCATGACATAGGCGACGCGCTGGCCCGGCCCATGATAGGTGAACTGGCCCCCGCGTCCGGTCCAGTGCACGGGGAATCGGTCGGGCGCCACCAGGTCCTCGCTGCGCGCCGAGGTGCCGGCGGTGTAGAGCGGGGGATGCTCCACCAGCCAGACGCGCTCGGCCGCTTCGCCCGCCGCGATCAGCGCCACCCGCGCCTCCATCTCCGCCACGGCGGCCTCGTAGGGCGTGCGACCCTCGGCGACGACCCATTCCACCGGGGGCGAGCCGGGCGGCGGAGCGAAGGCGGTCTCGATCAGGTCGCGCGCGTTAACCAACGGTTCACCATAAGATG is a window of Labrys wisconsinensis DNA encoding:
- the lipB gene encoding lipoyl(octanoyl) transferase LipB codes for the protein MVNARDLIETAFAPPPGSPPVEWVVAEGRTPYEAAVAEMEARVALIAAGEAAERVWLVEHPPLYTAGTSARSEDLVAPDRFPVHWTGRGGQFTYHGPGQRVAYVMLDLKRRREDVRAFVSALEAWLISTLWAFHVRGERREERVGVWVRRPERGAGAEDKIAAIGIRMRKWVSFHGIALNVEPDLEHFSGIVPCGVRDHGVTSLVDLGLPVTMRDADEALREAFEPIFGPTVATPAR